CGAAGCCGACATGGTCGAGCCCGGGTCGGAGCTCGCTGAAGGCGTCGCTGCTCTCGGGTTGAGAGTGTTGGTGGATCCCGAACAGCGTGGGGCCACCGAGTAGCCAGACGACGTGGTGGAACGGGCCGGTGTCCTCGTCGAGCACGGGCTTGGCGTCGAAGAGACGCTCATACCATCGGGTGCTGCGTCCGAGGTCGCTCACGGTGACAGCGACATGGGCAATGCCGGGAAACGGAGCCATCGCGCGCCCTTTCTTCCGAGGTACGCCGAGGCTACGTCAGCCGGAATGGGACGTCTTCTCGCGCCCCGTGGCATCGGTTGGGCGCGGCGCGCGCAACCGTGATGATCGACCCATCAAGTCCGTATTGCCCCTCTTGCCGCAGTGGTCACTCTGTCATAGCGTCCACGCAGGAGGGCGCAGACGCGAGTTCTGCGTCGGGGGGAGGGCACCATGGCGGACCGGTCCGCAGTCCCTTTGTGCGCGCGCGTGTCGCGGACCCAGGTGTTGGCGGCGTTCCTGGCCGTATCCGTCGGACTCGTCGCGCCGGTATCGCAGGTGACGCGCGCGGCGGCGGCCACCGACGTTCCCGTCGGGTTCCAGAACAACGAGCCGCATGCCGCGGTGGTGAATCCGCTCAATCCCCAGAACGTGGTCGTGAGCGACGTCAACAACCTCGCCATCTCAACGGATTTCGGGCGCACGTTCCCGACGACAGTGGCGGTGGCGGCCGCGCCCCCGACGCCGGGACCCAATCAGGCCTGGCGCAACTCGGGTGACGATGTCATTGCCTTCGACCAGCAGGGCCGGCTCTTCTGGACCTATCTGCGCGCGCTCTTCGACACCTCGGTCACGCCGAACAACCGCATCGACATCAGCATCTTCGTGCAACAGGTCAACCCGGTCACGGGTGCACTCGTGGGCGCGGAGGTCGACGTCACACCCGGGCTGCACTCCGACGACAAGCCGTGGCTCGCAGCTGACGCCAACGCCGACAGCCCCTTCGCCGGCAATCTCTATCTCCACTGGACCCGTTTCGACAACACGCCCACCGAAGAGTTCTTCTCCCGGTCGATCAACTCCGGCGCCACGTTCTCCGCACCGAGGGCAGTCGCCACCGGTGCGGGGGAGGGCTTCCGGCATCAGGCGCACGTGGCCGTCGCCCCGAACGGCGACGTGTACCTCGCCTATCACACCGATACCTGCGGCGCCGCCACCGCCGGACGTATCCGCGTGATCCGGGACAGCACCGGGGGCGCCAACCTCGCCAACGGCACCATCACCCAGGCCAACTACGCCTTCGGGGCGGGCGCCGCCGCGGTGACCTGCAACCGACAACCGCAGGCGGGAGCGATCCCCAACGCGGACTTCCTCATGCAAGGGTCAGCGGTTGGCTACGTCGTGCCGGATCCCGTTCGGCCCGGCAACATCTACGTGATCACCAACGACGATCCCAACAACGCCTACGCCAACGGGGACGACGGCGACGTCGTGCTGGCCCGTTCGACCGACAATGGCCAGACCTGGGCCGCGCCGGTCAAGGTCGATCACGGCCCGACGGGGACGTTGCAGGCGTTCCCGACGGGGGCGATGGATCAGGACGGCAACCTGGTCATCACCTGGTACGACACCCGCCGAGGTCAGACCAACGCCAACGTTCAGTAGAGACGGTGCGTTGACCTTCCGGAACGACGTTCGCGTCAACGACATCGGCTTCGACACCGATGTGGGCGCGCCGAACTTCGGCAACCCGCCTGACAACCCGCCGACGCGTCGCATCGGTGAGTACAACGGGCTGGCGGCGACCGATGGCATCGCGTACGCCGCGTTCACGGGCAACACCTTCAACGGCGCCACTGCCACCGGCCAACAGATCCTCTTCGACGTGTTCTCCATCACCGGCGCCTTCCCCGACCGGTTCGAGCCGAATGACGCACGAGCGGCCGGCGTGGCCACCGATCTCGGCGCGCACGCCTCGTACAGCGAACCGGGACTGACGATCCACCGCAACGCGGACGAGGACTTCTTCAAGGTCACCGCGCTCGCCACGGGTCGCCTCGACGTCACCATCGGCGCCAACGCCCGCGTGTCGGATCTCGATGTCCAGGTCCAGGATCGCAACGGCAACGTGGTCGCCACGAGCACGGCGGGGCTCGATGCGAACCCGACCGAATCGCTCACCTTCNNNNNNNNTACGCGGATCCCGGCGCGCCGGCGGCGGTGACCCAGTT
The window above is part of the Actinomycetota bacterium genome. Proteins encoded here:
- a CDS encoding VOC family protein, giving the protein MAPFPGIAHVAVTVSDLGRSTRWYERLFDAKPVLDEDTGPFHHVVWLLGGPTLFGIHQHSQPESSDAFSELRPGLDHVGF